The Sulfurospirillum oryzae genome segment ATGGTCCAATGGCAGAGTCTAAAGTCTTTACGACGGCTGAGGATACAGCTATTACAATTACAGATGCACAGTTGCTTGCTAATGCCGTAGACGTCGATTCTCACGATGTTTTAAGCATAGACAACGTGACCTTGATGAATGGTGCCAATGGATCATTGGTTGATAATCATGATGGAACATATACATTTATGCCAAGCTCTAATTACAGCGGTAGTGGTATTGAATTAATGTACACTATCACGGATACGAATGGTGCTACAGACACCCAAGATGTGACCATTAACGTAACCCCTGTCGCGGATGCTCCTCTCTTACAAGTGAGTGTAGCGCAAGGTGATGTTATCATTAGTCCTGAATATCCAGCCCCCATCTTTAATGGGCACCTTAATGCAGGAAGTACCACGGGAGATATTATTTTTGATGGTTATACCAAAACAGCTGCTATTGATATTAAGAGCTATAAAACAAGTGTTGATGATGGACGTATCGTCTTTTTAAGAGACGGTGTTGTGGTTAAAGATGTTTTAATTGATACACTTTTGCCACATGCAAACAATACTCCTGTTCATTTGGAATTGAGTGCTGATGAATACTTTAATACCGTACGTATTGATAACTTCTCGACCAGTGCAGATAAAAACGCTGAGTTCAAAATTGATAGTGTGAGCTTAATTTCTGATATATCGGTGGAATATAACATCAATATTGCAGCGGGACTTACAGATAGTAGTGAAACACTAGGTCAAGTAATGATCGATCAATCAACACTTCCTATGGACGCAATACTTTATGAGAATGGTGTCATACAAGCTGCAACAGATGGCTATTATTCTGTCGACCCTGATGCTACGGTGACATTCACAACAGATCACTATATGGGAACTGATGAGATCAATGCGATATCAAGTAGTGTCACATCGTGGGATAATCCTGATTTTGCGACAACGACGCAAACAGCTTATACTGAAATATCGGGAACATCAGGTGATGATTCAGCACTTCTGGGTACGACAGGCAATGATTATATAGATGGGCATGATGGTAACGATGTTATTCATGCAGGTTCCGGTAATGATTTCCTTGAGGGTGGTCATGGTGACGATGCGCTCTATGGTGATGCAGACAATGACATACTTCATGGAAGTGATGGTAACGACGTGCTTCATGGAGGCGATGGCAATGACATCTTAGATGGAGGGACAGGAGCAGATGCACTTTATGGCGATGCTGGAAATGACACTCTTGTCTATGATAGCCATGACGTTCAAGCCGATGGCGGTAGTGGTATTGATACGTTGCTTATTAAAGATTCGACGGTTGATTTTAGTACCATTGGTGATACTAAAATTGAGAATATTGAGATTTTAGATCTTTCAAAAGCCAGTGTTTCAATCGTCAATCTCAATCCTAATGATGTTTTTGAGATTACTGATAATGCTGATACGATCTTAAAAGTGATAGGCGATACGAATGATAGCGTTGCTAGCACAGTTGATCCAGGACACTTAGCGTTATGGTCACCGCTTACTGACCAAACGGGAGTTGATGCTGGGTTTACGCGTTATGAAGGTACATTGGATGATGGCGTCACTAAAGTGTGCATCGATCTTCAAGATACTATTGTGCATACTGATTTTTCATAAGGCACAAAGAGGAGGGTTATCCTCCTCTTTGTTTACATGTAAGAAGTTATTTTGATCGTTTTTAGGTGGGAGTGTGTGTTAGTTGCTGTTGCTAATGCTATCAAGTTCAGTATTACTCATTTGCACTTTATTGCCTTTTTCAT includes the following:
- a CDS encoding VCBS domain-containing protein — its product is VTITGTNDTAILSSASVGLEETNAVLTTAGALSVTDVDEGEAAYVAQSSVAGTYGTFSIASDGTWTYTANESYDSLNAGDKISDTFNVASIDGTPSSVTVTITGTNDTAILSSASVGLEETNAVLTTAGALSVTDVDEGEAAYVAQSSVAGTYGTFSIASDGTWTYTANESYDSLNAGDKISDTFNVASIDGTPSSVTVTITGTNDTAILSSASVGLEETNAVLTTTGALSVTDVDEGEAAYVAQSSVAGTYGTFSIASDGTWTYTANESYDSLNAGDKISDTFNVASIDGTPSSVTVTITGTNDGPMAESKVFTTAEDTAITITDAQLLANAVDVDSHDVLSIDNVTLMNGANGSLVDNHDGTYTFMPSSNYSGSGIELMYTITDTNGATDTQDVTINVTPVADAPLLQVSVAQGDVIISPEYPAPIFNGHLNAGSTTGDIIFDGYTKTAAIDIKSYKTSVDDGRIVFLRDGVVVKDVLIDTLLPHANNTPVHLELSADEYFNTVRIDNFSTSADKNAEFKIDSVSLISDISVEYNINIAAGLTDSSETLGQVMIDQSTLPMDAILYENGVIQAATDGYYSVDPDATVTFTTDHYMGTDEINAISSSVTSWDNPDFATTTQTAYTEISGTSGDDSALLGTTGNDYIDGHDGNDVIHAGSGNDFLEGGHGDDALYGDADNDILHGSDGNDVLHGGDGNDILDGGTGADALYGDAGNDTLVYDSHDVQADGGSGIDTLLIKDSTVDFSTIGDTKIENIEILDLSKASVSIVNLNPNDVFEITDNADTILKVIGDTNDSVASTVDPGHLALWSPLTDQTGVDAGFTRYEGTLDDGVTKVCIDLQDTIVHTDFS